The Thermus brockianus genome window below encodes:
- a CDS encoding thiolase family protein: MREAVIVSAVRSPVGRGKRDGAFANLHPVDLSAQVMRGAVERIGLDPRELEDVLWGCAVPEAGQGLNIARLALLRAGFPIEVSGATVNRFCSSGLQTIAMAAQAVMTGMADGVLAGGVEVMSQVPMSGFVTRLHPELTPDTWSPEAYSTYIGMGYTAERVAERFGISREDQDKWAYRSHQLAAKAQLEGKFTEIVPIRVPKVSFQGAKKVVEETVVEKDETVRPDTTLEALAKLRPAFKKGGTVTAGNASPYSDGAAAVVVMSREKAEALGLKPLARFVSFAVAGVEPDIMGIGPVKAVPKALQRAGLTLDQIDLIEFNEAFAAQVLAVMRNLGMPEEKTNVNGGAIALGHPLGATGAKLTAQLISELSRRGGGYGLVTMCIGGGMGAAGVFEVYPA, translated from the coding sequence ATGCGTGAGGCGGTCATTGTCAGTGCGGTGAGGAGCCCGGTTGGGCGGGGAAAGCGGGACGGCGCTTTTGCGAATCTGCACCCGGTGGATCTTTCTGCGCAGGTGATGCGCGGGGCGGTGGAGCGTATTGGCTTGGATCCACGGGAGCTGGAGGATGTCCTTTGGGGTTGTGCGGTTCCAGAAGCGGGACAGGGGCTTAACATCGCGCGGTTGGCTCTTTTGAGGGCAGGCTTCCCAATAGAGGTATCGGGTGCCACCGTTAACCGCTTTTGCTCTTCGGGTTTGCAGACCATTGCCATGGCGGCTCAAGCTGTCATGACGGGGATGGCGGATGGGGTGCTTGCGGGTGGCGTGGAGGTGATGAGCCAGGTGCCCATGTCGGGGTTTGTAACCCGCTTGCACCCTGAGCTTACCCCCGATACGTGGAGTCCGGAGGCGTACTCCACGTACATCGGTATGGGTTACACCGCCGAGCGGGTAGCGGAGCGCTTTGGCATATCCCGGGAAGATCAGGACAAGTGGGCGTATAGAAGCCACCAGCTGGCGGCTAAAGCCCAGCTGGAGGGGAAGTTCACCGAGATCGTGCCGATTCGCGTACCTAAAGTGAGTTTCCAGGGTGCCAAAAAGGTGGTGGAAGAAACGGTCGTGGAGAAGGACGAAACTGTTCGTCCGGACACCACCCTCGAGGCCCTGGCCAAACTCCGCCCCGCCTTCAAGAAGGGAGGCACCGTGACCGCTGGGAATGCTAGCCCATACTCCGATGGGGCAGCGGCGGTCGTGGTCATGAGCCGGGAGAAGGCGGAGGCCTTAGGTCTAAAACCCTTGGCCCGCTTCGTCAGCTTCGCCGTGGCCGGGGTGGAGCCCGATATCATGGGCATTGGACCGGTAAAGGCTGTCCCCAAGGCGCTTCAGCGGGCTGGCCTTACCCTGGACCAGATTGACCTCATAGAGTTCAACGAAGCCTTCGCCGCGCAGGTTTTGGCCGTGATGCGGAACCTGGGGATGCCTGAAGAGAAGACCAACGTGAACGGCGGGGCCATCGCCCTCGGCCACCCCTTGGGGGCCACGGGGGCCAAGCTTACAGCGCAGCTTATTTCCGAGCTGTCCCGCCGCGGTGGCGGTTATGGCCTTGTAACCATGTGCATCGGCGGCGGCATGGGGGCTGCCGGGGTTTTTGAGGTGTACCCAGCGTAG
- a CDS encoding 3-hydroxyacyl-CoA dehydrogenase/enoyl-CoA hydratase family protein yields MRRIKKVGVIGAGTMGSGIAALVISAGIPVVLLDIPGQDDRNGPAKQGLERALKSKFPAFMDKDLAAYIEVGNIEDDLDKLKDCDWVVEAIVEKVEPKQALYARLESVLHPEAIVSSNTSSIPMRVLLEGRSEGFKRRFLGTHFFNPPRYLHLLEIIPTPETDADVVAAIRRFGERVLGKGVVLAKDSPGFIANRLGVYGMVQAMRLMEKHGLTIDEVDALTGSLLGRPNSATFRTADLTGLDVLKLVAEELAEATGEDFRLPGWFYQLVERGLLGDKTGAGFYKKVEGERYTLDYTTLEYRPRQKLELPELGALKDKPLEERLRGAQQLPGKYGAFLKELFALTAHYTVSKAPEIAYDLVGVDQALEWGFGWEEGPFKNMDALGLDYVRQVFRELGLEEPDWIRGHGRFYLNGTFLGFDGAYHPLPSRPDIIQLKPLKREGRVLHSTSEASILDLGDGVLLLEFHSKMNAIGEGILRTLEKALRTVETGDYLGLVIGNEDPRAFSAGANLALILSLAQEGDWAELKRATYFFQQATKAIRYAPFPVVVAPFGLTLGGGAEFMLHADHVQAHAELYTGLVEAGVGLLPAGGGTKEMLLRFTKELSGFAQADLFEGVRRAFELIATAKVATSALEAKKFGFLRDRDGITMNRDFLIADAKRKVLELAVDYRPPLPSKITVLGDEALGNLKYAVWQFREAGEITDHEVKIGQEIAWVLSGGGGPRREVTEDFLLELEREAFVRLLGTRKTQERIAYTLKTGKPLRN; encoded by the coding sequence GTCAAGATGACCGTAATGGTCCTGCTAAGCAGGGTCTAGAGCGTGCTCTGAAGTCCAAGTTTCCTGCGTTCATGGATAAGGATTTGGCAGCCTACATTGAAGTGGGCAATATTGAGGACGATCTGGACAAACTTAAGGATTGCGACTGGGTAGTGGAAGCGATTGTGGAGAAGGTGGAGCCCAAACAGGCGCTTTATGCACGCCTGGAATCCGTGCTGCACCCGGAGGCCATCGTTAGCTCGAACACCAGCAGCATCCCCATGCGGGTTTTGCTGGAGGGGCGCTCGGAGGGATTTAAGCGCCGCTTCTTGGGGACCCACTTCTTTAACCCGCCCCGGTACCTCCACCTATTGGAGATCATTCCAACACCCGAAACGGATGCGGATGTTGTGGCTGCCATACGCCGTTTCGGCGAACGTGTCCTGGGTAAGGGTGTGGTCCTGGCAAAGGATAGCCCGGGATTTATCGCCAACCGGTTGGGCGTGTATGGAATGGTGCAGGCCATGCGGCTAATGGAAAAGCACGGCCTGACCATTGACGAGGTGGATGCCCTTACGGGCTCTCTCTTGGGGCGCCCTAATTCGGCCACCTTTCGTACGGCAGACCTTACGGGGTTGGACGTACTGAAGCTTGTGGCAGAGGAGCTTGCGGAGGCTACAGGAGAGGACTTTAGGCTCCCGGGGTGGTTTTACCAGCTTGTTGAGCGGGGGCTTTTGGGCGATAAGACAGGTGCAGGCTTCTACAAGAAGGTAGAGGGAGAACGTTACACCCTGGACTACACCACCCTCGAGTACCGCCCACGTCAGAAACTAGAGCTTCCGGAACTGGGCGCCTTGAAGGATAAGCCCTTGGAGGAGCGGCTTCGGGGAGCCCAGCAGCTACCCGGAAAGTACGGCGCCTTTTTGAAAGAGCTCTTTGCGTTGACGGCCCACTACACCGTTTCCAAAGCCCCTGAGATTGCCTATGACCTTGTGGGGGTGGATCAGGCCTTGGAGTGGGGCTTTGGTTGGGAAGAGGGGCCCTTTAAGAACATGGATGCCCTGGGGCTGGATTACGTGCGCCAGGTTTTCCGGGAGTTGGGGCTTGAGGAACCAGACTGGATCCGGGGGCATGGGCGCTTTTATCTCAACGGGACCTTCCTGGGCTTTGATGGCGCATACCATCCTCTTCCGAGCCGTCCCGATATCATCCAACTGAAGCCCCTCAAGCGGGAGGGAAGGGTCCTGCATTCTACCTCGGAAGCTTCCATCTTGGACTTGGGCGATGGGGTGCTCTTGCTGGAGTTCCACAGCAAGATGAATGCCATCGGCGAAGGAATCCTCCGAACGCTGGAGAAGGCGTTGCGAACGGTGGAAACGGGGGATTACCTGGGACTGGTCATTGGTAATGAGGACCCCCGGGCCTTTTCAGCAGGAGCAAACCTCGCCCTCATTCTGTCCTTAGCTCAGGAGGGAGACTGGGCCGAGCTCAAGCGTGCCACGTACTTTTTCCAGCAGGCAACTAAGGCGATTCGGTACGCCCCGTTCCCGGTTGTGGTGGCTCCCTTTGGTCTGACCTTGGGTGGGGGAGCTGAGTTCATGCTTCATGCAGACCATGTGCAGGCGCATGCCGAACTCTATACCGGCCTTGTAGAGGCAGGCGTCGGTTTGTTGCCCGCGGGTGGGGGCACCAAGGAGATGCTCTTGCGCTTTACGAAGGAGCTTTCTGGCTTCGCTCAGGCGGACTTATTTGAGGGTGTGCGCCGGGCGTTTGAGCTTATCGCCACAGCTAAGGTGGCCACGAGCGCCCTCGAGGCCAAGAAGTTCGGTTTCCTCCGGGATCGCGATGGCATAACGATGAACCGCGACTTCCTTATCGCAGACGCGAAGCGGAAAGTGTTGGAGCTTGCTGTGGATTACCGTCCCCCCCTTCCTTCCAAAATAACGGTTTTGGGGGACGAGGCTCTGGGCAACTTGAAGTACGCTGTTTGGCAATTCCGGGAAGCGGGCGAGATCACCGACCACGAGGTCAAGATTGGCCAGGAAATTGCGTGGGTTCTTTCGGGTGGAGGTGGACCGCGGCGTGAGGTGACGGAAGACTTCTTGCTGGAGTTGGAACGCGAGGCTTTTGTTCGGCTGTTGGGTACGCGGAAGACGCAGGAGCGAATTGCCTACACCTTGAAGACGGGTAAGCCGCTGCGGAACTAA